The proteins below come from a single Rosa rugosa chromosome 2, drRosRugo1.1, whole genome shotgun sequence genomic window:
- the LOC133734015 gene encoding glutamate receptor 2.8-like, with protein sequence MSSMENHKRSILLLFSWIFMVAAMAAASTTIIPVNVGVVVDLDEPRGKMYLSCIKMALSDFYAIHSDYKTRLVLNTRNSNGDVVGAAAAALHLIKNVEVKAILGPVSSMQASFVVNLGEQAHVPIISFSATSPSLTSLRSSYFFRFAQNDLNQVKAISGIVQNFGWRRVVPIYVDNMYGEGVIPFLIDALQEVDVHIPYRSLIHELATDDQIEKELYKLMTMQTRVFIVHMMPNLSSRLFAKAKEIGMMSKGFVWITTNSIGNNLKSMASVLDSMQGLLGVETYIPRTLKLRQFISRWKRQFQQDNPKIIGVELDAFGLRAYDAAFAVAMAFEKVANAGFKFQKRNASSFNSTDLDTFEVSHYGSKLSHALSIITFKGMAGDFNLVDRQLQVSTFEIVNVNGYGARTVGYWTPENGRVVKRLNSTRNRTISTSKCDLGPIIWPGESLSVPKGWEIPTNGTKLRIGVPVKEGFLEFVKVTSCPSTNTVDVTGFSIDVFKAVLEILPYALPYEFVPFAMANGSSAGTYNDLVYQVYAGKFDAVVGDVTIRANRSLYVGFTMPYTESGVVMVVPIQDKRTKSAWVFLKPLTWDLWMTTLCFFIFIGFVIWVLEHRINDDFRGSPSHQVGTSFWFSFSTMVFSQREKVVSNLARFVMIIWIFVVLIVTQSYTASLASLLTVQQLQPTVTDIDDLLRNRDNVGYMTSSYIYGLLRQKGFHDSRLKDYGTMEEIDEALSKGSANGGIAAIVHETPYMKLFVAKYCSKYTMIGPIFKTDGFGFVFPKGSPLIPDVSQAILNLTEGEKIMNIEDKWINKENNCKDPSTEKFYSSSLGLESFWGLFLIAGVASIFALLIFATSFLHKHKQVLMSSDSRASKWKRIRTMFKIFNEKELSSHTFKSSRHEARIAGAPDHELNASPNNNWPESPFSYTNQTDATSVFYGEQETPSHGQASPEIVPTFELAAFTNQEMHATPETA encoded by the exons CTTTACATCTGATAAAGAATGTAGAAGTGAAAGCCATCCTAGGACCGGTGTCATCCATGCAGGCAAGTTTCGTTGTTAATCTTGGAGAGCAAGCTCATGTACCCATCATATCATTTTCTGCAACAAGCCCTTCTCTTACTTCACTACGGAGCTCCTATTTTTTCCGATTTGCACAAAATGACTTGAACCAAGTGAAAGCTATAAGTGGAATTGTTCAGAACTTTGGATGGAGACGAGTTGTGCCCATCTACGTAGACAATATGTATGGGGAAGGAGTCATACCTTTTCTAATTGATGCCTTGCAAGAGGTTGATGTTCATATCCCCTACAGAAGTCTAATTCACGAACTAGCCACTGATGATCAAATTGAAAAAGAGCTTTACAAGTTGATGACGATGCAGACTCGAGTCTTCATTGTGCATATGATGCCTAATCTTTCCTCTCGGCTATTTGCCAAGGCAAAAGAGATCGGAATGATGAGTAAGGGTTTTGTTTGGATCACAACTAATAGTATTGGAAATAATTTAAAGTCTATGGCTTCAGTCCTTGATTCGATGCAAGGCCTATTAGGTGTAGAAACTTACATTCCAAGGACATTGAAGCTTAGACAATTCATATCAAGGTGGAAAAGGCAATTCCAACAAGATAATCCAAAAATCATTGGTGTTGAATTGGATGCTTTTGGATTGCGGGCATATGATGCTGCTTTTGCAGTAGCCATGGCCTTTGAGAAAGTTGCCAATGCAGGTTTCAAATTCCAAAAGAGGAATGCTTCTTCCTTCAACTCAACAGATCTTGATACTTTTGAGGTCTCTCATTATGGCTCAAAACTTTCTCATGCATTATCTATTATTACTTTCAAAGGTATGGCTGGAGACTTCAATCTTGTTGATAGGCAACTTCAGGTATCAACTTTTGAGATTGTTAATGTGAATGGTTATGGCGCAAGAACAGTTGGATATTGGACACCAGAAAACGGAAGGGTAGTAAAGCGGTTGAACTCAACAAGGAATAGAACAATATCAACTTCCAAGTGCGATCTTGGACCTATTATATGGCCTGGAGAGTCATTATCAGTTCCTAAAGGATGGGAGATCCCGACAAATGGTACCAAGTTAAGAATAGGAGTTCCTGTGAAGGAAGGTTTTCTAGAGTTTGTTAAAGTAACCAGCTGTCCAAGCACTAATACAGTTGACGTCACTGGGTTCAGTATTGACGTGTTTAAAGCCGTATTGGAGATCCTACCATATGCACTTCCTTATGAGTTTGTTCCCTTTGCAATGGCTAATGGAAGCAGCGCTGGCACATACAATGATTTGGTGTATCAAGTATATGCTGGG AAGTTTGATGCTGTGGTTGGAGATGTAACAATTAGAGCAAATAGGTCATTGTATGTGGGCTTTACTATGCCATATACCGAATCTGGTGTAGTGATGGTTGTGCCAATACAAGACAAGAGGACCAAAAGTGCATGGGTTTTCTTGAAGCCTTTGACATGGGACCTTTGGATGACAACTTTGTGTTTTTTCATCTTTATTGGTTTTGTGATTTGGGTGCTTGAACATCGAATTAATGATGATTTTCGTGGTTCTCCCTCACATCAAGTTGGCACAAGCTTCTGGTTCTCTTTCTCAACCATGGTTTTCTCACAAA GGGAGAAAGTGGTTAGCAACTTGGCAAGATTTGTGATGATTATATGGATATTCGTTGTACTAATAGTGACACAGAGCTATACAGCTAGTCTAGCATCACTATTGACAGTACAACAACTCCAACCAACTGTTACCGATATAGATGATCTTTTGAGGAATAGAGATAACGTGGGCTACATGACGAGTTCTTATATTTATGGTCTCTTGAGACAAAAAGGTTTTCATGATTCCAGGCTTAAGGATTATGGAACTATGGAAGAAATAGATGAAGCTCTTTCAAAGGGTAGTGCAAATGGCGGTATTGCTGCTATTGTTCATGAAACCCCCTATATGAAGCTTTTTGTTGCAAAATATTGTTCCAAGTATACCATGATTGGACCTATATTTAAAACTGATGGCTTTGGCTTC GTATTTCCGAAAGGTTCTCCTCTTATACCCGATGTTTCACAAGCAATCCTTAATTTGACAGAAGGAGAGAAGATAATGAACATTGAAGACAAATGGATCAATAAAGAAAACAATTGTAAAGATCCAAGTACCGAGAAATTTTACAGCAGTAGTCTTGGCCTTGAGAGCTTTTGGGGCCTCTTTCTCATTGCTGGGGTTGCTTCAATATTCGCTCTCCTCATATTTGCAACTTCCTTCCTTCACAAGCATAAGCAAGTTTTGATGTCCTCTGATTCAAGAGCTTCCAAGTGGAAAAGGATTAGGACCATGTTCAAGATTTTCAATGAAAAAGAACTTAGCTCTCATACTTTTAAAAGCAGTAGGCATGAAGCTAGGATCGCTGGTGCTCCAGATCATGAGCTGAATGCCTCACCAAATAACAACTGGCCAGAAAGTCCATTCAGCTATACCAACCAGACGGATGCAACTTCTGTATTCTACGGAGAGCAAGAAACACCATCTCACGGTCAAGCATCTCCGGAAATCGTTCCAACTTTTGAGCTTGCTGCTTTCACTAATCAAGAAATGCATGCAACTCCGGAAACAGCTTAA
- the LOC133730815 gene encoding LRR receptor-like serine/threonine-protein kinase GSO1 codes for MQLHAYICKVPASLTNGRVIGLDLSTESISSGVDNSSSLFDLQDLQSLNLAYNYDFSGSQIPTAIGKLTNLRYLNLSHNSYFGQIPIEISYLTRLVIFDISGNFFSTDQLKLENPNLTKLVQNLTELTELYLDDVNISAQGSDWSQAISLLPNMRVLSLYACDLSGPIHDSFAKLHSLSVIILDHNQISAPVPGFFANFSNLTYLSLVDCGLQGTFPKEIFQLSTLQSIDLTLNPQLQGSLPELPENGSLQSLVLSQTNF; via the exons ATGCAGCTGCATGCTTATATATGCAAGGTCCCAGCCAGCCT TACTAATGGGCGTGTCATCGGTCTTGATCTCAGCACCGAATCTATCTCAAGTGGCGTTGACAATTCCAGCAGTCTCTTCGATCTTCAAGATCTTCAAAGCCTTAATTTGGCCTACAATTATGACTTCAGTGGCTCTCAGATCCCAACTGCCATTGGAAAGCTCACAAACTTGAGGTATCTAAACTTATCTCACAATTCTTACTTCGGGCAAATTCCCATTGAGATTTCATACTTGACAAGGTTGGTTATCTTTGATATTTCTGGCAATTTCTTCTCAACCGATCAGTTAAAACTTGAGAACCCAAATTTAACCAAGCTAGTTCAGAACCTCACAGAGCTAACAGAGTTGTATCTTGATGATGTCAATATATCAGCACAGGGCAGTGACTGGTCCCAAGCAATATCTTTACTGCCAAACATGAGGGTGCTGAGCTTGTATGCTTGTGATCTTTCAGGCCCTATTCATGACTCATTTGCTAAGCTTCATTCTCTATCTGTGATTATATTGGATCATAACCAAATCTCTGCTCCAGTTCCAGGATTCTTTGCCAATTTTTCAAACTTGACTTACTTAAGTCTTGTTGATTGTGGGTTGCAAGGAACATTTCCCAAAGAGATATTCCAGTTATCTACATTACAGAGTATTGACCTGACATTAAATCCACAGCTTCAAGGTTCCTTGCCAGAGTTACCCGAAAATGGATCTCTTCAGTCATTGGTTCTAAGCCAGACAAATTTTTGA
- the LOC133730814 gene encoding receptor-like protein 33: protein MDLSVCSFSGSIPKSVANLTQLVSLSMSSNRFDGSIASIQWKNLVNLNFFMLDSNLLSGTIPLSLFSIPLLSRLVLSDNQFSGQVPEFANISSYLLETLDLSGNNLVGSIPISIFNLRGHSQLYLSSNNLSGFPFSGIQQSRNLSFLDLSHNSLLFNDDSTNSSHSSLPQVQDLLQGQIPIFLPFANYLDYSKNNFTSSIPTDIGNYISSTAYLSLSSSNLHGIIPSSICNASGLVLDLSNNSLSGIIPECLTQLSVLDLGRNNLTGTIPDKFLEQCSLKTLDLSRNQIEGQFPRSLVNCTQLEVLSLGNNQITDTFPCLVKNISTLRVLVLRSNKFYGQIECPGTNGTWPMLQIIDLAHNNLSGEITGTSLTTWQAMMANGDDTPIDLGFSFQPGGGSGLDIYYGDAITTTSKGLEMDLVKILTVFTSIDFSSNKFSGSIPKEMGEFKALYVLNLSSNSFTGEIPSSFGNMRQLESLDLSKNNLNGQIPSEFAGLNFLSYLNLSDNELVGRIPTSTQFSTFPKAAFVGNEGLWGPPLTEDNITTLSPPALSESSPNPGHDIDWNIISVEIGYTFGFGIAIGSLMFCKRWREWYYRSMYKIVLKIFPRLEQRIGIQRRQFMEKLPHVHIKGEHEEEEENMTGISIKLTN from the exons ATGGATCTTTCAGTTTGTAGCTTCAGTGGATCAATCCCAAAGTCAGTGGCAAACCTAACACAGTTGGTGAGTTTGTCTATGTCATCGAATAGGTTTGATGGCTCCATTGCTTCTATTCAGTGGAAAAACCTTGTTAATCTGAACTTTTTCATGTTGGACTCCAATCTACTTTCTGGGACTATTCCCTTGTCTCTCTTCTCTATTCCACTGCTGAGTAGACTAGTACTCTCTGACAATCAATTCTCTGGTCAAGTCCCTGAGTttgccaatatctcttcgtaCTTACTGGAGACCCTTGATTTGAGTGGCAACAATTTGGTAGGATCAATACCCATATCTATATTTAATCTTCGAGGACATTCTCAGCTTTATCTTTCTTCAAACAACTTGAGTGGCTTTCCTTTTAGTGGTATTCAACAGTCGAGAAATCTTTCATTTCTTGATCTTTCCCACAATAGCTTGTTGTTTAATGATGACAGTACCAATTCATCGCATTCCTCCTTACCTCAGGTTCAGGACTTG CTTCAGGGACAAATCCCAATTTTCCTACCATTTGCCAATTACTTGGATTACTCAAAAAATAACTTCACCTCTAGTATACCGACTGACATTGGTAATTATATCTCTTCCACTGCCTATCTCTCTCTGTCAAGCAGTAACTTGCATGGGATCATTCCAAGTTCGATATGCAATGCAAGCGGTCTGGTTCTTGACTTGTCCAATAATTCTCTGAGTGGCATCATTCCCGAATGCTTGACTCAACTTTCAGTACTTGATTTAGGGAGAAACAACCTGACTGGCACTATTCCTGATAAGTTTCTAGAACAGTGTAGCTTAAAAACTCTGGACCTCAGCAGAAATCAGATTGAAGGTCAGTTTCCAAGATCTCTAGTCAACTGCACACAGTTAGAGGTTTTAAGCCTCGGAAACAATCAGATAACAGATACATTTCCATGCTTAGTGAAGAACATATCCACCTTGCGTGTCCTTGTTTTGCGATCCAACAAATTTTACGGACAGATTGAATGTCCTGGGACTAATGGTACCTGGCCAATGCTTCAAATCATAGACTTAGCTCATAACAATTTGAGTGGTGAGATAACAGGAACATCTTTGACAACATGGCAGGCAATGATGGCTAATGGAGATGATACCCCAATTGACCTTGGATTCTCATTCCAACCAGGCGGTGGAAGTGGGCTTGATATTTATTATGGAGATGCAATCACAACTACTAGCAAAGGTTTAGAGATGGATCTGGTAAAGATACTTACAGTCTTCACCTCGATTGACTTTTCGAGCAACAAATTCAGTGGATCAATACCTAAGGAAATGGGAGAATTCAAAGCACTATATGTCCTTAACCTGTCCAGTAATTCTTTCACAGGAGAAATTCCATCATCATTTGGTAACATGCGACAACTTGAGTCCTTAGATTTGTCAAAGAACAATCTGAATGGGCAAATTCCATCAGAGTTTGCAGGGCTTAATTTTCTTTCATACTTGAATCTGTCAGACAATGAACTGGTTGGAAGGATCCCAACAAGTACTCAGTTTTCAACATTTCCAAAAGCTGCCTTTGTCGGTAATGAGGGATTATGGGGACCTCCTTTGACGGAGGATAACATAACAACATTGTCACCACCAGCACTAAGTGAAAGCTCTCCTAATCCTGGACATGACATTGATTGGAATATTATCAGCGTTGAAATTGGATATACATTTGGCTTTGGAATTGCCATTGGTTCACTTATGTTTTGCAAGAGATGGAGAGAATGGTATTACAGATCTATGTACAAAATTGTTCTTAAGATCTTCCCTCGGCTTGAACAAAGAATTGGTATTCAAAGAAGACAG TTCATGGAGAAATTGCCTCATGTTCACATTAAAGGAGAGcatgaggaggaggaagagaataTGACTGGCATTTCAATCAAATTGACTAACTAA